In Campylobacter sp. MIT 99-7217, one genomic interval encodes:
- the selB gene encoding selenocysteine-specific translation elongation factor, translating into MKSLIIGTAGHIDHGKTALIRALNGFEGDSLEEEKQRQITINLSFSNLSVGDKNLSFIDVPGHKDLVKTMVSGAFGFSACLFVVDINEGLMPQSWEHLEVLKLLGIEDIILVLSKCDLCDKIDDKTRIILEALKEQNIAPKKVFHTSSLTNLGIEELKSYLLSLEGKSGDEELIFHYYIDRVFSLKGIGTVVTGSLNEGKICRDEKIICLDTGKELIVKNIQNHAQSVDQISAFNRVALSLNCDYKELKKGYLLSKKGYFKAFKECDCLIKAKDLKNENMLFCVGSKALECKISILKKLKNDEYLAHFSFQKNMFLSFDEKFILLQNNKVIGGGRVLNPVSEPLKKELKNKFLLFLKDRDFKQAFDFLKDTHKMGFGLLSSYQRFKLSHEQALNLAKDLQGVFVDEKNLNVYNLLSLNEFKKFVEFIVQKNPYALISAHSLALRLSWASEEFCNFGLDKMSKLLDFENGVYFKKGSDFSKLKEKNNNQMYEELKKQGIRPQAPYNLYDFLEVDRRSGDELLKALTQKGLVIRLAHNLFVEKKALDELKNTCLALLKNESLDVQKMKEKFNLSRKYAIAYLEYLDRDERVMKIDEKRVLKQR; encoded by the coding sequence ATGAAATCCTTAATCATAGGCACAGCAGGTCATATAGATCATGGAAAAACGGCTTTAATCCGTGCATTAAACGGCTTTGAGGGCGATAGCTTAGAAGAAGAAAAACAAAGACAAATCACCATAAATTTAAGCTTTTCAAATTTAAGCGTAGGGGATAAAAATCTTTCTTTTATCGATGTTCCCGGACACAAGGACTTGGTTAAAACTATGGTAAGTGGGGCTTTTGGCTTTAGTGCTTGTTTGTTTGTGGTGGATATTAATGAAGGACTTATGCCTCAAAGCTGGGAACATTTAGAAGTTTTGAAGCTTTTGGGGATAGAAGATATCATTTTAGTGCTAAGCAAGTGCGATTTATGCGATAAAATAGATGATAAAACAAGGATCATTTTAGAAGCTTTAAAAGAGCAAAATATCGCTCCAAAGAAAGTTTTTCACACAAGCTCGCTTACAAATTTAGGCATAGAGGAGCTTAAAAGCTATCTTTTAAGCCTTGAGGGCAAAAGTGGCGATGAAGAGCTTATTTTTCACTACTATATCGATAGGGTTTTTTCTTTAAAGGGCATTGGCACGGTCGTTACAGGAAGCTTGAATGAGGGTAAAATTTGCCGTGACGAAAAGATCATTTGCCTAGACACTGGCAAAGAACTGATAGTAAAAAATATCCAAAATCACGCCCAAAGTGTGGATCAAATTTCAGCCTTTAACCGCGTGGCTTTGAGCTTAAATTGTGATTACAAGGAGCTTAAAAAGGGCTATTTATTAAGCAAAAAAGGATATTTTAAGGCTTTTAAAGAATGTGATTGTTTGATCAAGGCAAAGGATTTAAAAAATGAAAATATGCTTTTTTGCGTGGGTTCAAAGGCACTTGAGTGTAAAATCAGCATTTTAAAAAAGCTTAAAAATGATGAATATCTTGCACATTTTAGCTTTCAAAAAAATATGTTTTTAAGCTTTGATGAGAAATTTATCTTGCTTCAAAATAACAAAGTCATAGGCGGTGGCAGGGTTTTAAATCCTGTGAGCGAGCCTTTGAAAAAAGAGCTTAAAAATAAATTCTTGCTTTTTTTGAAAGATAGGGATTTTAAACAAGCTTTTGACTTTCTTAAGGATACGCATAAAATGGGCTTTGGACTTTTAAGTTCGTATCAAAGGTTCAAGCTTTCGCATGAACAGGCTTTAAATTTAGCCAAGGACTTACAAGGTGTTTTTGTCGATGAAAAAAATCTTAATGTTTATAATCTCTTAAGCTTGAATGAGTTTAAAAAATTTGTGGAATTTATCGTGCAGAAAAACCCTTATGCTTTGATTTCGGCACATTCTTTGGCTTTAAGACTGAGCTGGGCTAGTGAGGAGTTTTGTAATTTTGGGCTTGATAAAATGTCTAAATTGCTAGACTTTGAAAATGGGGTGTATTTTAAAAAGGGGAGTGATTTTTCTAAACTTAAGGAAAAAAATAATAATCAAATGTATGAAGAGCTTAAAAAACAAGGCATTCGCCCACAAGCTCCTTATAATCTTTATGATTTTTTAGAAGTTGATCGAAGAAGTGGCGATGAACTGCTTAAAGCACTCACGCAAAAAGGCTTAGTTATAAGGCTTGCACACAATCTTTTTGTAGAAAAAAAAGCCCTAGATGAGCTAAAAAACACCTGCTTAGCCTTGCTTAAAAATGAAAGCTTAGATGTGCAGAAAATGAAAGAGAAATTTAATCTTTCAAGAAAATACGCTATTGCTTATCTTGAGTATTTAGATCGCGATGAAAGGGTGATGAAAATTGACGAAAAAAGGGTTTTAAAACAAAGATAA
- the yedF gene encoding sulfurtransferase-like selenium metabolism protein YedF, with protein sequence MKITYTLNLEGEACPYPAIATLDALPSLKSGEILEVLCDCPQSINSIPHDAKSRGFKVLEINQDGPTLRFLIQKP encoded by the coding sequence ATGAAGATTACCTATACTTTAAATTTAGAGGGCGAAGCTTGCCCATATCCAGCTATAGCTACTCTTGATGCTCTACCTAGTCTTAAAAGTGGGGAAATTTTAGAAGTGCTTTGTGATTGTCCGCAAAGTATAAATTCTATCCCCCATGATGCTAAAAGTAGAGGTTTTAAGGTGCTTGAGATCAATCAAGATGGTCCAACTTTGAGATTTTTAATCCAAAAACCTTAA